Proteins encoded within one genomic window of Nonomuraea gerenzanensis:
- a CDS encoding alpha/beta fold hydrolase — protein MTGEPIPHWPGRTIGSVHVRSTPDGPADQAVFVHGLAGSATNWTDLMGELKDTVTGHAIDLPGAGFSPAPADGDYSVEGHSRAVIGLLEHTGPAHLFGNSLGGAIAVKVAATCPELVRSLTLISPALPDLLPRYGPLRVAAAAVPVLGEWVASRLRLIPAEQRITASMAVVWANMDSVHPVRLRDAIEEQRRRDDLPYAGEAMIRSARGIVAEYFRRKQTLWEQAAKVRARTLIIHGRHDRLVRPAMARKAYRTFRQVRLVLLPTAGHVAMMEMPQVVAAEARRLIGETRLGNAPLPS, from the coding sequence ATGACCGGGGAGCCGATCCCGCACTGGCCAGGGAGGACGATCGGCTCGGTGCACGTTCGTTCCACCCCGGACGGCCCCGCCGACCAGGCGGTGTTCGTGCACGGGCTGGCGGGCTCCGCCACCAACTGGACCGATCTCATGGGCGAGCTCAAGGACACCGTCACCGGCCACGCCATCGACCTGCCCGGCGCCGGGTTCTCGCCCGCGCCCGCCGACGGCGACTACTCGGTGGAGGGCCACTCAAGGGCCGTGATCGGGCTGCTGGAGCACACGGGCCCGGCGCACCTGTTCGGCAACTCGCTCGGCGGCGCCATCGCCGTCAAGGTCGCCGCCACCTGTCCCGAGCTGGTCCGGTCACTCACGCTCATCTCCCCGGCACTGCCCGACCTGCTGCCGAGGTACGGCCCGCTGCGCGTGGCCGCGGCCGCCGTGCCCGTCCTGGGCGAGTGGGTGGCCTCCCGGCTGCGCCTGATCCCCGCCGAGCAGCGCATCACCGCCTCCATGGCCGTGGTCTGGGCGAACATGGACTCCGTGCACCCCGTACGCCTGCGCGACGCCATCGAGGAGCAGCGCCGCCGCGACGACCTCCCGTACGCAGGCGAGGCCATGATCCGCTCGGCCCGGGGCATCGTGGCCGAGTACTTCCGGCGCAAGCAGACACTCTGGGAGCAGGCGGCGAAGGTGCGGGCGCGCACCCTGATCATTCACGGACGCCACGACCGCCTGGTCCGCCCGGCCATGGCCAGGAAGGCGTACCGTACGTTCCGGCAGGTGAGACTGGTCCTGCTGCCGACGGCCGGACACGTGGCGATGATGGAGATGCCCCAGGTCGTGGCGGCCGAAGCACGCCGTCTGATCGGTGAGACTCGATTGGGGAATGCCCCACTGCCCAGCTAG
- the ku gene encoding non-homologous end joining protein Ku, with translation MRSIWKGAISFGLVTIPVKLYSATEQKDVTFHQVHREDGGRIRYKRVCTQDGEEVAYADIAKGYELASGEMVVLTDEDFEDLPLSTSRRIDVLQFAPAEQIDPIYFAKSYYLEPDAQGAKPYVLLRNALESSGQVAVVKVALRQRESLATLRVRDGVFVLETMLWPDEIRTPDFAFLEEDIEVRAQELKMAESLITTMESDFDPAEYHDTYREALQQVIEAKVAGKEVIPAREEEEAGPAVDLMAALRASVEAAKRERGGEPARPKKAAGKTAAKDSKDSRDSSKDSKDEEKAAPKRKTRKSA, from the coding sequence ATGCGCAGCATCTGGAAAGGTGCGATCTCCTTCGGGCTGGTCACGATCCCGGTCAAGCTCTACTCCGCGACCGAGCAGAAGGACGTGACGTTCCACCAGGTCCACCGCGAGGACGGCGGCCGGATCCGCTACAAGCGGGTGTGCACCCAGGACGGCGAGGAGGTCGCCTACGCCGACATCGCCAAGGGCTACGAGCTGGCCTCGGGCGAGATGGTGGTGCTCACCGACGAGGACTTCGAGGACCTGCCGCTGAGCACCTCCCGGCGGATCGACGTGCTGCAGTTCGCCCCTGCCGAGCAGATCGACCCCATCTACTTCGCCAAGTCGTACTACCTGGAGCCCGACGCGCAGGGCGCCAAGCCGTACGTGCTGCTGCGCAACGCGCTGGAGAGCTCGGGGCAGGTCGCGGTGGTCAAGGTGGCGCTGCGGCAACGCGAGTCGCTGGCCACGCTGCGGGTCAGGGACGGCGTGTTCGTCCTGGAGACCATGCTCTGGCCGGACGAGATCCGCACGCCCGACTTCGCCTTCCTGGAGGAGGACATCGAGGTCCGCGCCCAGGAGCTCAAGATGGCCGAGTCGCTGATCACCACCATGGAGTCCGACTTCGACCCCGCCGAGTACCACGACACCTACCGCGAGGCGCTGCAGCAGGTGATCGAGGCCAAGGTGGCGGGCAAGGAGGTCATCCCGGCCCGCGAGGAGGAAGAGGCCGGTCCGGCGGTGGACCTCATGGCGGCGCTGCGGGCGAGCGTGGAGGCGGCCAAGCGGGAGCGCGGTGGCGAGCCTGCCAGGCCCAAGAAGGCGGCGGGGAAGACGGCGGCCAAGGATTCCAAGGACTCCAGGGACTCCTCCAAGGACTCCAAGGACGAGGAGAAGGCCGCGCCCAAGCGGAAGACTCGCAAGTCCGCCTGA
- the ligD gene encoding non-homologous end-joining DNA ligase, which produces MPYPIEPMLAVPGELPSDRELYGLEVKWDGIRALLHLDGGMRVTGRHGAEYTRRYPEISGFGLKNAVIDGEVVALDEHGRPSFERLQRRMHLTDPEPIFLELYPITYLPFDLLFLDGTPLFDLSYRDRRALLDELDIGAPPYFPGESDLLSATHEQGLEGVIAKRLDSPYRSGVRSPWWIKVKNLATREVVIGGWKPGKGRRAGGVGSLVMGVFTGSGLTYVGHVGTGFTDAVLDELYQLLRPLEIPRSPFCNDVPWRNRWVRPDLVGEVAYTMWTDEQRLRHPVWRGLRPDKLPAEVTR; this is translated from the coding sequence ATGCCATACCCGATCGAACCGATGCTGGCCGTACCTGGGGAACTACCGTCCGATCGGGAGCTGTACGGCTTGGAGGTCAAGTGGGACGGCATCCGTGCCCTCCTCCATCTTGACGGCGGGATGAGGGTGACGGGGAGGCACGGAGCCGAATACACGCGGAGGTATCCGGAAATTTCCGGGTTCGGGCTGAAGAACGCGGTCATAGACGGGGAGGTCGTGGCACTCGACGAGCACGGCAGGCCCAGCTTCGAACGGCTCCAGCGGCGCATGCACCTCACCGACCCCGAGCCGATCTTCCTGGAGCTGTACCCGATCACGTACCTGCCGTTCGACCTGCTCTTCCTCGACGGCACCCCGCTGTTCGACCTGTCCTACCGCGACCGCAGGGCGCTGCTGGACGAGCTGGACATCGGCGCGCCCCCGTACTTCCCCGGCGAGTCGGACCTGCTCTCGGCCACGCACGAGCAGGGACTCGAAGGCGTGATCGCCAAGCGGCTCGACTCCCCCTACCGCTCGGGCGTCCGGTCCCCCTGGTGGATCAAGGTCAAGAACCTGGCCACGCGGGAGGTCGTCATCGGGGGCTGGAAACCCGGCAAGGGGCGGCGGGCGGGCGGGGTCGGCTCGCTGGTCATGGGCGTGTTCACGGGCTCGGGGCTGACGTACGTCGGCCACGTCGGCACGGGCTTCACCGACGCGGTGCTGGACGAGCTGTACCAGCTGCTGCGCCCTCTGGAGATCCCGCGCAGCCCGTTCTGCAACGACGTCCCGTGGAGGAATCGGTGGGTTAGGCCCGATCTGGTCGGGGAGGTGGCCTACACGATGTGGACCGACGAGCAACGGCTGCGGCACCCCGTGTGGCGCGGTCTGCGCCCCGACAAGCTCCCCGCGGAGGTGACGCGATGA
- the ligD gene encoding non-homologous end-joining DNA ligase — MKVPVKVDGRELTLSNLDKVLYPDYGFTKAEVIDYYSRIAPVLLPHLRGRPLTVKRYPNGVTGQSFFEKNAPEHTPGWVRRVTLPAPGSTKNRETIDFAVVEDLPTLVYYANLAALELHVPQWRVDEDGQALPPDTLVFDLDPGPPATIVECTRVAVLLRDVLKQEGLKALPKTSGSKGMQLYADWDCREEPSVYAKRLAQLLEKEHPGQIVSVMTKKLRPGKVFIDWSQNNPAKTTVAPYSLRAREQPTVSTPLTWKEVESCEHPEDLVFTAPDALARVEKRGDLFGRA; from the coding sequence ATGAAAGTGCCGGTCAAGGTGGACGGGCGCGAGCTCACCCTGAGCAACCTGGACAAGGTCCTCTACCCCGACTACGGCTTCACCAAGGCCGAGGTCATCGACTACTACAGCCGCATCGCGCCCGTCCTGCTGCCTCACCTGCGGGGGCGTCCCCTGACCGTCAAGCGTTACCCGAACGGCGTGACCGGCCAGTCCTTCTTCGAGAAGAACGCCCCCGAGCACACCCCCGGCTGGGTCAGGCGGGTCACCCTGCCCGCCCCCGGCAGCACCAAGAACCGCGAGACCATCGACTTCGCCGTCGTGGAGGACCTGCCCACGCTCGTCTACTACGCGAACCTGGCCGCCCTGGAGCTGCACGTGCCGCAGTGGCGCGTGGACGAGGACGGCCAGGCGCTGCCGCCGGACACGCTCGTGTTCGACCTCGATCCTGGGCCGCCCGCGACGATCGTCGAGTGCACCCGCGTGGCCGTCCTGCTGCGGGACGTGCTCAAGCAGGAGGGCCTGAAGGCCCTGCCGAAGACCAGCGGGAGCAAGGGCATGCAGCTGTACGCGGACTGGGACTGCCGCGAGGAGCCCTCCGTGTACGCCAAGAGGCTGGCCCAGCTCCTGGAGAAGGAGCATCCCGGCCAGATCGTCAGCGTGATGACGAAGAAGCTGCGCCCTGGCAAGGTGTTCATCGACTGGAGCCAGAACAACCCGGCCAAGACCACCGTCGCCCCGTATTCCCTGCGGGCCAGGGAGCAGCCGACGGTCTCGACCCCGCTGACGTGGAAGGAGGTCGAGAGCTGTGAACACCCCGAGGACCTCGTGTTCACCGCGCCCGACGCCCTGGCCAGAGTGGAGAAGCGCGGCGACCTTTTCGGCCGGGCGTAG
- a CDS encoding TetR/AcrR family transcriptional regulator — MTATPDAKPRGTRLPRLARRRQLLSAAQEVFVENGYHAAAMDEIAERAGVSKPVLYQHFPGKLELYLALLDLHVDDMVNRCREALASTHENKLRVQATFSAFFDFVSSQGEAFRLVFESDLRNVAPVRQRVERSLRECAEMVSELIQEDTGCTSDEAHLLGVGLVGMAEVSARYWVTTQGSIPKDAAEQLMARLAWRGISGFPRTA; from the coding sequence GTGACCGCAACCCCGGACGCCAAGCCCCGGGGCACCCGGCTGCCCCGACTGGCCCGACGCCGGCAGCTCCTGAGCGCCGCGCAGGAAGTGTTCGTGGAGAACGGCTATCACGCGGCCGCCATGGACGAGATCGCCGAGCGGGCCGGGGTCAGCAAGCCGGTGCTCTACCAGCACTTCCCGGGCAAGCTGGAGCTCTATCTGGCGCTGCTCGACCTGCACGTCGACGACATGGTCAACCGCTGTCGCGAGGCGCTGGCCTCGACCCACGAGAACAAGCTGCGCGTGCAGGCCACCTTCAGCGCGTTCTTCGACTTCGTCTCCTCCCAGGGGGAGGCGTTCCGCCTGGTGTTCGAGTCCGACCTGCGTAACGTCGCGCCGGTGCGGCAGCGGGTGGAGCGCTCGCTGCGCGAGTGCGCCGAGATGGTCAGCGAGCTCATCCAGGAGGACACCGGGTGCACCAGTGACGAGGCGCACCTGCTCGGGGTCGGGCTGGTCGGCATGGCCGAGGTGAGTGCCCGCTACTGGGTCACCACGCAGGGCTCGATCCCGAAGGACGCGGCCGAGCAGCTGATGGCCCGGCTGGCGTGGCGGGGCATCAGCGGTTTTCCGCGTACGGCATAA
- a CDS encoding DUF3107 domain-containing protein — MEVKIGVRSVHRELVVETDLSAEQVEEEIRNALSVDRGGVFAITDVKGRRVVVPVAALGFVEIGEDEARPVGFGGTL; from the coding sequence ATGGAAGTCAAGATCGGCGTACGCTCCGTACACCGCGAACTCGTTGTCGAGACCGACCTCAGCGCCGAGCAGGTCGAAGAGGAGATCAGAAACGCCCTGTCGGTCGATCGCGGCGGCGTGTTCGCGATCACCGATGTGAAGGGCAGGCGGGTCGTGGTGCCGGTGGCCGCGCTCGGGTTCGTCGAGATCGGCGAGGACGAGGCCAGGCCGGTCGGGTTCGGCGGCACGCTCTAG
- a CDS encoding ferritin-like fold-containing protein, with product MKESPGVVDLLGVLAYAELSAYARMTEDAATLAPSLADRAALSELAVTEYAHFRLLRDRLAELGADPDEAMSPFVAALDAWHTQTKPTDWLQALVKTYVGDGIALDFYREAARLLDPSIVKLVDEVLVDEERSQFAVERVRAGIEAEPAAAGRLALWARRLVGEALSQGQQVASARPELALLLIESHEGHADISRLFAKLTEAHNKRMAAMGI from the coding sequence ATGAAGGAGTCTCCTGGAGTCGTCGACCTGCTCGGTGTGCTGGCCTACGCGGAGCTCAGCGCGTACGCGCGCATGACGGAGGACGCGGCCACGCTGGCGCCCTCCCTGGCCGACAGGGCGGCCCTGAGCGAGCTGGCCGTCACCGAGTACGCCCATTTCCGCCTCCTGCGCGACCGGCTGGCCGAGCTGGGCGCCGATCCCGACGAGGCGATGTCGCCGTTCGTGGCCGCGCTGGACGCCTGGCACACGCAGACGAAGCCGACCGACTGGCTCCAGGCGCTGGTCAAGACGTACGTGGGTGACGGCATCGCGCTCGACTTCTACCGGGAGGCGGCCAGGCTGCTGGACCCGTCGATCGTCAAGCTGGTGGACGAGGTGCTGGTGGACGAGGAGCGTTCGCAGTTCGCCGTCGAGCGGGTCAGGGCCGGGATCGAGGCCGAGCCGGCGGCGGCCGGGCGGCTGGCGCTGTGGGCGCGGCGGCTGGTGGGGGAGGCGCTCAGCCAGGGCCAGCAGGTGGCCTCGGCGCGGCCGGAGCTGGCGCTGCTGCTGATCGAGTCGCACGAGGGCCACGCGGACATCTCCCGCCTGTTCGCCAAGCTGACCGAGGCGCACAACAAGCGCATGGCCGCGATGGGCATCTGA
- a CDS encoding DEAD/DEAH box helicase, translating to MALPLALSGQDLIGQARTGTGKTYAFGIAMLQSIGKPRKNRKKPRGLVVVPTRELATQVSEDLVTAAGKLGSRVLTVYGGRAYEPQVEALKAGVDVIVGTPGRLLDLVKQKHLDLSQITTLVLDEADRMLDLGFLPDIERIFRLIPEQRQTMLFSATMPGEIVALSRKYLNRPTHVRAEHESGEGETTPQVRQIVWRTHRMDKIEILGRLLQADGRGLTMVFCETKRACDMVAEQLDTRGFAVAAVHGDLGQGQREQALRAFRNGKIDVLVATDVAARGIDIDDVTHVVNYDCPTDDKTYVHRIGRTGRAGRTGISVTFVEWEELTRWKMINQMLGLDFAEPEETYSTSPHVYSELSIPEGTKGVLPHAARSRAGLSAERIEDLGETGRTRTRGGRRRDEREERPARTPRQRRRTRGGKELAESASAERPEVELVDTQTEETPAIFTTDEIQAAESRRTRTRRGAASSAIEQALADAPEAPVKRTRSRRAEASLEEGAETGATTRTRTRRAAASVVTEAESIGESTGESTGADAGVDAGEEAAPVKRTRTTRRAAAPAEVESVETVVKPSAAPAVPAFERQTAPAAQPVAQPAAQPVPEPSFLATPPPPVRREPERIIPPSPFTVIFQSPDLATDDDDIAPSAATERKQQRRQPRGGGGGGNRRRTG from the coding sequence ATGGCGCTCCCGCTCGCGCTGAGCGGCCAGGACCTGATCGGCCAGGCGCGCACGGGCACGGGCAAGACCTACGCGTTCGGCATCGCCATGCTGCAGAGCATCGGCAAGCCGCGCAAGAACCGTAAGAAGCCCCGCGGGCTGGTCGTCGTGCCGACCCGCGAGCTGGCCACGCAGGTCAGCGAGGACCTCGTGACCGCGGCGGGCAAGCTCGGCTCGCGGGTCCTCACCGTGTACGGCGGGCGCGCGTACGAACCGCAGGTCGAGGCGCTCAAGGCCGGGGTCGACGTCATCGTCGGCACCCCGGGCCGCCTGCTCGACCTGGTCAAGCAGAAGCACCTCGACCTGAGCCAGATCACCACGCTCGTGCTCGACGAGGCCGACAGGATGCTCGACCTGGGCTTCCTGCCCGACATCGAGCGGATCTTCAGGCTGATCCCCGAGCAGCGGCAGACGATGTTGTTCTCGGCGACCATGCCGGGCGAGATCGTCGCGCTGTCGCGCAAGTACCTCAACCGGCCGACGCACGTCCGCGCCGAGCACGAGAGCGGCGAGGGCGAGACCACGCCGCAGGTGCGCCAGATCGTGTGGCGCACCCACCGCATGGACAAGATCGAGATCCTCGGCCGGCTGCTGCAGGCCGACGGCCGCGGGCTCACCATGGTCTTCTGCGAGACCAAGCGGGCCTGCGACATGGTCGCCGAGCAGCTCGACACGCGCGGCTTCGCCGTCGCGGCCGTGCACGGCGACCTCGGGCAGGGCCAGCGCGAGCAGGCGCTGCGGGCCTTCCGCAACGGCAAGATCGACGTGCTGGTGGCCACCGACGTGGCCGCCCGCGGCATCGACATCGACGACGTCACCCACGTGGTCAACTACGACTGCCCCACCGACGACAAGACCTACGTGCACCGCATCGGCCGCACCGGCCGGGCCGGGCGCACGGGCATCTCGGTCACGTTCGTGGAGTGGGAGGAGCTGACCCGCTGGAAGATGATCAACCAGATGCTCGGGCTCGACTTCGCCGAGCCGGAGGAGACCTACTCCACCTCGCCGCACGTCTACTCCGAGCTGAGCATCCCCGAGGGCACCAAGGGCGTGCTGCCGCACGCCGCGCGTTCGCGCGCGGGCCTGTCGGCGGAGCGCATCGAGGACCTCGGCGAGACCGGCCGCACCCGCACGCGTGGCGGGCGACGCCGTGACGAGCGCGAGGAGCGCCCTGCCCGCACGCCCCGCCAGCGCCGCCGCACCCGCGGCGGGAAGGAGCTGGCGGAGTCCGCATCTGCCGAGAGGCCGGAGGTCGAGCTCGTGGATACCCAGACGGAGGAGACTCCGGCGATCTTCACTACGGACGAGATCCAGGCGGCCGAGTCCCGGCGCACCCGCACCCGGAGGGGCGCCGCCTCCTCGGCCATCGAGCAGGCACTCGCCGACGCCCCCGAGGCGCCGGTCAAGCGCACCCGCTCGCGGCGGGCCGAGGCTTCGCTGGAGGAGGGCGCCGAGACCGGGGCCACCACGCGTACCCGTACGCGGCGGGCCGCGGCTTCCGTCGTCACGGAGGCCGAGTCGATCGGCGAGTCGACCGGCGAGTCGACCGGGGCGGACGCCGGGGTGGACGCCGGTGAGGAGGCAGCGCCGGTGAAGCGCACGCGTACGACGCGCAGGGCCGCGGCGCCTGCCGAGGTGGAGAGCGTCGAGACGGTCGTGAAGCCGTCCGCCGCGCCTGCCGTGCCCGCTTTCGAGCGTCAGACCGCGCCGGCCGCTCAGCCGGTCGCCCAGCCCGCCGCTCAGCCGGTGCCCGAGCCGAGCTTCCTCGCGACGCCGCCTCCGCCGGTGCGCAGGGAGCCGGAGCGGATCATCCCGCCCAGCCCGTTCACGGTGATCTTCCAGTCACCGGACCTGGCCACGGACGACGACGACATCGCGCCGTCGGCGGCCACCGAGCGCAAGCAGCAGCGCCGGCAGCCCCGTGGTGGCGGGGGTGGCGGCAACCGCCGCCGCACCGGCTGA
- a CDS encoding GNAT family N-acetyltransferase produces the protein MRDLEIRPATSWDDMQTVFGPRGAASGCWCMWFRLAGPEFRETPPEGRRKRLQRLVESPERAPGVLAYLSGSPVGWCAVAPREEHARLLRSPAVRPASPEEAGVWSVTCFYVRREGRGHGVAAALLEGAVSYAASQGARVVEGYPKDSDKRVKAEELYYGWRGLFEGAGFEEVERRSPTRPIMRRTLT, from the coding sequence ATGCGCGATCTAGAGATCCGGCCCGCCACCTCGTGGGACGACATGCAGACGGTCTTCGGGCCACGGGGCGCCGCTTCCGGGTGCTGGTGCATGTGGTTCCGGCTCGCCGGGCCCGAATTCCGGGAAACCCCGCCGGAGGGACGCAGGAAGCGCCTCCAGAGGCTCGTGGAGAGCCCTGAGAGGGCGCCTGGGGTGCTGGCGTACCTGTCGGGCAGTCCGGTGGGGTGGTGCGCCGTGGCGCCGCGTGAGGAGCACGCACGGCTGCTCCGGTCCCCCGCCGTCCGGCCCGCCTCCCCTGAGGAGGCCGGGGTGTGGTCGGTGACGTGCTTCTACGTGCGGCGCGAAGGCCGCGGGCACGGCGTGGCCGCCGCCCTGCTCGAAGGGGCCGTCTCGTACGCGGCTTCGCAGGGGGCGCGGGTGGTCGAGGGGTATCCGAAGGACTCGGACAAGCGGGTGAAGGCCGAGGAGCTGTATTACGGGTGGCGGGGGCTCTTCGAGGGGGCGGGGTTCGAGGAGGTCGAACGCCGCTCACCCACCCGGCCGATCATGCGCCGCACGCTGACGTGA
- a CDS encoding alpha/beta fold hydrolase has product MSTPRFLDLPPGVTPQKIETAQGTFAALEAVPVSGVVERWPALLIPGLTGSKEDFIAVLMTLAQSGRRVVAIDLRGQYETPGPDDPAAYTCAALGADVDLLSQVIGAGDPVHLVGHSFGGLVGREAVIDGRTRFASFTLMGSGPGAIEGRRAGNGRKIMQEVPELGLEAVWHARFEPEALAQDVSDEIMEFLHRRLLANSPTGLSCMAEQVLSMHDRTDELREIEVPTLVLYGEHDDGWPPEAQSEMAARLGADCVVVPGAVHSPAVEAPETTAAALVRFWNAAEKHFLDIRSNTV; this is encoded by the coding sequence GTGAGTACGCCGCGATTCCTCGACCTGCCTCCTGGCGTCACACCACAGAAGATCGAGACGGCACAGGGCACGTTCGCGGCCCTGGAGGCCGTTCCGGTCAGTGGTGTGGTTGAGCGCTGGCCCGCGCTCCTGATCCCCGGCCTGACGGGCAGCAAGGAAGACTTCATCGCGGTCCTGATGACCCTGGCCCAGTCGGGCCGCCGGGTGGTGGCGATCGACCTGCGCGGCCAGTACGAGACCCCGGGCCCCGACGACCCCGCCGCCTACACGTGCGCGGCCCTCGGGGCGGATGTGGACCTGCTGTCCCAGGTCATCGGCGCCGGCGACCCCGTTCACCTGGTGGGGCACTCGTTCGGCGGGCTGGTGGGCAGGGAGGCGGTGATCGACGGGCGCACGCGGTTCGCCTCGTTCACGCTGATGGGCTCGGGTCCGGGGGCGATCGAGGGCAGGCGGGCCGGCAACGGCAGGAAGATCATGCAGGAGGTGCCGGAGCTGGGGCTGGAGGCCGTCTGGCACGCCAGGTTCGAGCCTGAGGCGCTGGCCCAGGACGTGTCCGACGAGATCATGGAGTTCCTGCACAGGCGCCTGCTCGCCAACTCCCCCACGGGCCTGTCGTGCATGGCCGAGCAGGTGCTGTCGATGCACGACCGTACCGACGAGTTGCGCGAGATCGAGGTGCCCACCCTCGTGCTGTACGGCGAGCACGACGACGGCTGGCCGCCGGAGGCGCAGTCGGAGATGGCCGCCAGGCTCGGTGCCGACTGCGTGGTCGTGCCCGGTGCGGTGCACTCCCCCGCCGTGGAGGCGCCGGAGACGACCGCTGCGGCGCTGGTGCGGTTCTGGAACGCGGCCGAGAAACACTTCTTGGACATCCGATCCAATACGGTGTAA
- a CDS encoding oxygenase MpaB family protein, producing MEDIVVQPPQTVTWQVHLDRSMWVGGVRGLMLQALHPLAMLGVWQNSDFQRDPFGRLRRTADFVGRVTFGSPKEADEIGRRVRAIHRALRVRDPETGRTHRVDDPELLLWVHCAEVSSYLEVARRGGLGLSERQADRYLYEQRRSATYVGLHLDDVPGSCAEMDAYFKQVRPVLRVTPEAASTVRFLLWPRLPRELRMLSAGKPAYFPFGALCYYTLPDWARRMYGVLPEVPGTAVTAGLKAFRLSLNSLPEPVHDRAFMPATRQMLRAARERLGAAGYDVGKGLKGLKDPRRWPRRAA from the coding sequence ATGGAAGACATCGTCGTCCAGCCGCCGCAGACCGTGACCTGGCAGGTGCACCTCGACCGCTCGATGTGGGTGGGCGGGGTGCGCGGCCTCATGCTGCAGGCGCTGCACCCGCTCGCCATGCTGGGTGTCTGGCAGAACTCCGACTTCCAGCGAGACCCGTTCGGCCGCCTGCGCCGCACCGCCGACTTCGTGGGGCGGGTGACGTTCGGCAGCCCCAAGGAGGCCGACGAGATCGGCAGGCGGGTGCGCGCCATCCACCGGGCGCTGCGCGTCCGCGACCCCGAGACCGGCAGGACGCACCGGGTGGACGATCCGGAGCTGCTGCTGTGGGTGCACTGCGCGGAGGTGTCGTCGTACCTGGAGGTGGCCAGGCGCGGCGGGCTGGGGCTGAGTGAGCGCCAGGCCGACCGCTACCTGTACGAGCAGCGCAGGAGTGCCACCTACGTCGGCCTGCACCTCGACGACGTGCCCGGCTCGTGTGCCGAGATGGACGCCTACTTCAAGCAGGTGCGGCCCGTCCTGCGCGTGACGCCCGAGGCGGCCTCGACCGTGCGGTTCCTGCTGTGGCCGCGGCTGCCGCGTGAGCTGCGGATGTTGTCGGCGGGCAAGCCCGCCTACTTCCCGTTCGGCGCGCTGTGCTACTACACGCTGCCCGACTGGGCCAGGCGCATGTACGGCGTGCTGCCCGAGGTGCCGGGCACGGCCGTCACCGCCGGGCTGAAGGCGTTCAGGCTCAGCCTCAACTCGCTGCCCGAGCCCGTGCACGACCGGGCCTTCATGCCCGCCACCCGGCAGATGCTGCGGGCGGCCAGGGAGCGGCTGGGCGCGGCGGGCTACGACGTCGGCAAGGGGCTCAAGGGCCTGAAGGATCCTCGCCGCTGGCCCCGGCGGGCCGCCTGA
- a CDS encoding RecB family exonuclease, whose translation MPRRLYSCTPSRLNTWLDCRRRYRFTYLDRPQPSKGPAWAHNSVGASVHNALAGWWREPYERRTPLTAAILLTNGWITEGFRDAEQSARWLGRARDLVSGYVATLDPSDDPVGVERTVATRTRVIALSGRIDRLDRRGDELVVVDYKTGRRPLTQDDARSSLALAVYAVAASAMMRTPCRTVELHHLPTGEVVEWRHTEESLARHLARAEEVAMEASEADDRYRAAVGERPGPRRPAGDRQAIGPAEVPADVDKLFAPSPGPICSWCDFRRHCPEGQAAGPDRQPWDGLAE comes from the coding sequence ATGCCGCGGCGGCTCTATTCGTGCACGCCGTCGCGGTTGAACACCTGGCTCGACTGCCGGCGCCGCTACCGGTTCACCTACCTCGACCGGCCGCAGCCGTCCAAGGGGCCCGCCTGGGCGCACAACAGCGTGGGTGCGAGCGTGCACAACGCGCTGGCGGGCTGGTGGCGGGAGCCGTACGAGCGCAGGACCCCGCTGACGGCGGCCATCCTCCTGACGAACGGGTGGATCACCGAGGGGTTCAGGGACGCCGAGCAGTCGGCACGCTGGCTGGGCCGCGCCCGCGACCTCGTGTCCGGATATGTCGCGACTTTGGATCCGTCCGACGACCCGGTCGGCGTCGAGCGCACGGTCGCCACCCGCACCAGGGTCATCGCCCTGTCCGGCCGCATCGACCGGCTCGACCGGCGCGGCGACGAGCTGGTCGTGGTCGACTACAAGACCGGCCGCCGCCCGCTCACGCAGGACGACGCCCGCTCCTCGCTGGCCCTGGCGGTGTACGCGGTGGCGGCCTCGGCCATGATGCGCACCCCGTGCCGCACGGTCGAGCTGCACCACCTGCCCACCGGCGAGGTCGTCGAGTGGCGGCACACCGAGGAGTCCCTGGCCCGTCACCTGGCCCGCGCCGAAGAGGTCGCGATGGAGGCGTCGGAGGCCGACGACCGCTACCGGGCCGCCGTGGGCGAGCGGCCCGGGCCGCGCCGCCCCGCCGGCGACCGGCAGGCCATCGGCCCCGCCGAGGTCCCCGCCGACGTCGACAAGTTGTTCGCGCCCAGCCCCGGGCCGATCTGCTCCTGGTGCGACTTCCGCCGCCACTGCCCCGAGGGCCAGGCGGCCGGTCCCGATCGCCAGCCTTGGGATGGCCTGGCCGAATAG